In Vagococcus luciliae, one genomic interval encodes:
- the ftsY gene encoding signal recognition particle-docking protein FtsY, which produces MGFFDKIKKAVLGEKKVDETPKEEIVEELEQSIEEIDKEDGLETKETVVVEESKEDVTVEEIIDSKQEEPKLEQPKEEIVKEVVVEEKPQDTVQKYDKGLEKSRRSFGQYMNELFANFRMVDDEFFEDLEEALISADVGFETAMRISDELQEEVKLKNVKKKKDVQATIIEKLVEIYEEEGIEENNELNIQTDSPTIMLFVGVNGVGKTTSIGKLAKRYKDQGKKVLLAAADTFRAGAIDQLVVWGERAGVDVVRHNAGGDPAAVVYDAVEKMKNEHYDILLVDTAGRLQNKVNLMKELEKMKRIIEREYPSAPHEVLLVVDATTGQNALIQAKEFKNTTDVTGIVLTKLDGTAKGGIVLAIRNELHLPVKLVGLGEKITDLEAFNPNQFVYGLFKDLMEDYDG; this is translated from the coding sequence ATGGGATTTTTTGATAAGATTAAAAAGGCAGTTCTTGGTGAGAAAAAAGTTGATGAAACACCAAAAGAAGAGATTGTCGAGGAGTTAGAACAAAGCATTGAAGAAATAGATAAAGAAGATGGTCTTGAAACCAAAGAAACTGTGGTTGTAGAAGAATCAAAGGAAGATGTAACGGTTGAAGAGATCATTGATTCAAAACAAGAAGAACCAAAACTAGAACAACCAAAAGAAGAAATAGTCAAAGAAGTGGTGGTTGAAGAAAAACCACAAGATACCGTTCAAAAATATGACAAAGGATTAGAAAAATCAAGGCGATCTTTTGGTCAATACATGAATGAATTATTTGCTAATTTTAGAATGGTTGATGATGAATTTTTTGAAGATTTAGAAGAAGCATTGATTTCTGCCGATGTTGGGTTTGAAACGGCAATGCGTATTTCCGATGAATTGCAAGAAGAAGTGAAATTAAAAAATGTTAAAAAGAAAAAAGATGTCCAAGCAACGATTATCGAAAAATTAGTTGAGATTTATGAAGAAGAGGGTATTGAAGAAAATAATGAGTTAAATATCCAAACTGACAGCCCAACAATTATGCTGTTTGTTGGTGTAAATGGTGTTGGTAAAACAACAAGCATCGGTAAATTAGCCAAACGTTACAAAGATCAAGGCAAGAAAGTTTTGTTAGCTGCAGCTGATACTTTTAGGGCAGGAGCGATTGATCAATTAGTTGTTTGGGGAGAACGTGCTGGTGTTGATGTGGTTAGACATAATGCCGGTGGAGATCCAGCTGCAGTCGTGTATGATGCTGTTGAGAAAATGAAAAATGAGCATTATGATATTTTATTAGTGGATACGGCCGGTCGTTTGCAAAACAAAGTAAACTTGATGAAAGAATTAGAAAAAATGAAGCGTATCATTGAACGTGAATACCCTTCAGCTCCTCATGAAGTGTTACTAGTTGTTGATGCAACGACTGGACAAAATGCGTTGATTCAAGCAAAAGAATTTAAAAATACGACTGATGTGACAGGTATTGTGTTGACAAAACTTGATGGGACAGCTAAAGGCGGGATTGTCTTAGCTATTAGAAATGAATTACATTTACCAGTAAAATTAGTTGGATTAGGAGAGAAAATCACTGATTTAGAAGCCTTTAATCCAAATCAATTTGTTTATGGATTGTTTAAAGATTTAATGGAAGATTATGATGGGTAA
- a CDS encoding DeoR/GlpR family DNA-binding transcription regulator translates to MKEKRFELMKQYILDHSHVSLKELEEEFNVSMNTIRRDVNKILKDSRFEKVYGGVSVKEGTLVDFEYRNIENKEDKKAIAQKAASYIEAEDLIYIDSGTTTKYILDYVDENIPLTIITNSLDVVLKAEKLRKANIFLIGHIFKKPTRSFVGLENDELSVKYNITKAFMAATAVSINSGLMNSDIMEYEIKRQVIDKAGKIFLLADETKFDHSTLLTYADLSDVDLLITNKKFTDPYSSYFAEHNIDVLHSI, encoded by the coding sequence ATGAAAGAGAAACGATTTGAATTAATGAAACAATATATTTTAGATCACAGCCATGTGAGCCTAAAAGAATTGGAAGAGGAATTCAACGTATCCATGAATACTATTAGACGAGATGTCAATAAAATACTCAAAGACTCACGTTTTGAAAAAGTTTACGGCGGTGTTAGTGTAAAAGAAGGTACTCTTGTTGATTTTGAATATCGAAACATTGAAAATAAAGAAGATAAAAAAGCTATTGCACAAAAAGCCGCTTCTTATATCGAAGCAGAAGATCTAATATATATTGATTCTGGTACTACAACAAAATACATTCTAGATTATGTTGATGAAAACATACCTCTTACGATTATTACCAATAGTTTAGATGTGGTATTAAAAGCTGAAAAATTAAGAAAAGCGAATATTTTTCTGATTGGTCATATTTTTAAGAAACCCACCCGTTCTTTTGTGGGCTTAGAAAACGATGAATTATCTGTTAAATACAATATTACAAAAGCATTTATGGCGGCAACTGCAGTTTCTATCAATAGCGGCTTAATGAATTCTGATATTATGGAATACGAAATCAAGCGACAAGTCATTGATAAAGCGGGTAAAATCTTTTTACTAGCTGATGAAACAAAATTTGATCATTCGACTTTATTAACTTATGCAGATTTGAGTGATGTCGATCTATTAATTACAAATAAGAAATTTACTGATCCATACTCTTCTTATTTTGCAGAGCATAATATTGACGTTTTACATTCAATATAA
- a CDS encoding CoA-acylating methylmalonate-semialdehyde dehydrogenase: MSIRKLKNYINGEWVDSQTTMYETVVNPATKEAMCDVPLSTREDLDHAATVAHEAFQTWKEVAVPRRARILYKFHQLLIENKDELAKLVTLENGKALSESYGEVQRGIENVEFAAGAPTLMMGDNLSSIATDVEASVYKYPIGVVGGITPFNFPMMVPFWMFPMAIATGNTVVLKPSEKAPMLMEKVVSLLEEAGLPKGVFNVVFGAHDVVNGLLQHPDIKAISFVGSQPVGQYVYTEGSKNLKRVQSLTGAKNHTIVLNDANLKDSIPAIVSAAFGSAGERCMAAAVVTVEEGIYDEFMVELTKATKDIKMGNGLDDGVFLGPVIRQENLDRTLNYIEQGVEAGANLICDGRDQLDEDGFFVGPTIFEGVTTDMTIWKDELFAPVLSIMKIKDLQEGISIANASEFANGACLFTNNASAIRYFRENIDAGMLGINLGVPAPMAMFPFSGWKSSFYGTLPANGKAGVDFYTRNKVVTARYARSDV; this comes from the coding sequence ATGTCAATTAGAAAATTAAAAAATTATATAAACGGTGAGTGGGTAGATAGTCAAACAACAATGTATGAAACAGTAGTGAATCCTGCAACCAAAGAAGCAATGTGTGATGTTCCGTTATCAACTCGTGAAGATTTAGATCATGCAGCAACAGTAGCACATGAAGCATTTCAAACATGGAAAGAAGTCGCTGTACCAAGACGAGCACGAATTTTATATAAGTTTCATCAATTATTAATTGAAAATAAAGATGAGTTAGCAAAATTAGTAACATTAGAAAATGGAAAGGCTTTATCTGAATCGTATGGTGAAGTTCAACGTGGAATTGAAAACGTGGAATTTGCTGCTGGAGCACCAACTTTAATGATGGGGGATAACTTATCTTCTATTGCGACAGATGTTGAAGCAAGTGTTTATAAATACCCAATCGGAGTAGTTGGTGGGATTACACCATTTAACTTTCCAATGATGGTTCCATTCTGGATGTTCCCGATGGCCATTGCAACTGGAAATACAGTGGTGTTGAAGCCATCTGAAAAAGCGCCAATGTTAATGGAAAAAGTGGTGAGCTTATTAGAAGAAGCTGGTCTACCTAAAGGAGTATTTAATGTAGTTTTTGGAGCACATGATGTTGTAAACGGTTTATTGCAACACCCAGATATTAAAGCTATTTCATTTGTTGGGTCACAACCAGTTGGACAATATGTTTATACAGAAGGTTCTAAAAACTTAAAACGTGTTCAATCTCTAACAGGAGCTAAAAACCATACGATTGTTTTAAATGACGCCAACCTAAAAGATAGTATTCCTGCTATTGTGAGTGCGGCATTTGGATCAGCTGGTGAACGTTGTATGGCTGCTGCAGTAGTAACCGTAGAAGAAGGTATCTATGATGAATTCATGGTTGAATTAACAAAAGCCACAAAAGATATCAAAATGGGGAATGGATTAGATGACGGTGTGTTCTTAGGACCAGTTATTCGTCAAGAAAACTTAGACCGTACGCTAAACTATATCGAGCAAGGTGTTGAAGCAGGTGCCAACTTAATCTGTGACGGTCGTGACCAATTAGATGAAGATGGATTCTTTGTTGGACCAACTATCTTTGAAGGAGTTACAACAGACATGACAATCTGGAAAGACGAATTATTTGCTCCAGTATTATCTATTATGAAAATTAAAGATTTACAAGAAGGTATTTCTATTGCAAATGCATCAGAGTTTGCTAATGGCGCATGTTTGTTTACTAACAACGCTTCAGCTATTCGCTACTTTAGAGAAAACATTGATGCTGGAATGTTAGGCATTAACTTAGGTGTCCCAGCTCCAATGGCAATGTTCCCATTCTCAGGATGGAAATCATCATTCTACGGAACGTTACCAGCAAATGGAAAAGCTGGAGTAGATTTCTATACACGTAATAAAGTTGTGACAGCGCGTTACGCACGTAGTGATGTGTAA
- the iolB gene encoding 5-deoxy-glucuronate isomerase: MVELKRRPYKKELSEHVVECHHVTREADGLRYIEMRVLNLSKDGVYTEELTDLEACIVAMTGKIDVTVGEDSFKQIGNRQDVFDRVPTDSVYVSSGKSFQITTSDEARVLIAYAPSNKSLPTALIKASDNTVEHRGKYQNKRTVHNIMDDQSPISDKLIVVEVYTDSGNWSSYPPHKHDQNNLPHESFLEETYYHEMNPKHGFVFQRVYTDDRSLDETMTVEHENVVIVPKGYHPVSVPDGYDGYYLNIMAGPIKKWQFHNDKDHEWILNRD; encoded by the coding sequence ATGGTTGAGTTAAAACGACGTCCGTATAAAAAAGAACTTTCTGAACACGTGGTGGAATGCCATCACGTGACACGTGAGGCGGACGGATTACGCTACATTGAAATGCGCGTCTTAAACCTATCTAAAGATGGCGTTTATACAGAAGAATTAACAGATTTAGAAGCCTGTATTGTTGCGATGACTGGGAAAATTGATGTAACAGTTGGAGAAGATTCATTTAAACAAATTGGAAATCGTCAAGATGTCTTTGATAGAGTTCCAACTGATAGTGTTTATGTTTCAAGTGGCAAATCATTCCAGATTACGACAAGTGATGAAGCTAGAGTGTTAATTGCTTATGCACCAAGTAATAAATCATTGCCAACAGCTTTAATTAAAGCTTCTGATAATACAGTAGAACATCGTGGTAAATATCAAAATAAACGAACAGTGCATAATATTATGGATGATCAAAGTCCCATTTCAGATAAATTGATTGTGGTTGAAGTGTATACAGATAGTGGTAACTGGTCTAGCTATCCCCCTCATAAACACGATCAAAATAATTTACCACATGAATCATTTTTGGAAGAAACTTATTATCATGAAATGAACCCTAAACATGGATTTGTATTCCAACGAGTGTATACCGATGATCGTTCGTTAGATGAAACGATGACAGTTGAGCATGAAAATGTGGTAATCGTACCAAAAGGTTACCATCCAGTATCTGTTCCTGATGGATACGATGGTTACTATTTAAATATTATGGCTGGCCCAATCAAAAAATGGCAGTTTCATAATGACAAAGATCACGAATGGATTTTAAATAGAGACTAA
- the iolC gene encoding 5-dehydro-2-deoxygluconokinase: MMTTYDLIAVGRACIDLNAVEYNRPMEETETFSKYVGGSPANIAIGASKLGLSCGFIGKIPDDQHGRFISNYMSEVGIDTSNLVVDTEGHKAGLAFTEILSPSECSILMYRDDVADLYLEPNEVSEGYIKQAKMLVVSGTGLAQSPSREAVLKSVALARKNNVKVVFELDYRPYTWKNAEEVSVYYSIVAEQSDVVIGTRDEFNMLENVVEGNNDKTVAYLFQHEPELIVIKHGVEGSYAYTKEGDTFRGKAYKSNVLKTFGAGDSYAAAFLYALTKGKTIQEALQYGSASAAIVVSKHSSSEAMPTVEQIEALMEEQSN, encoded by the coding sequence ATTATGACAACCTATGATTTAATTGCTGTTGGTCGTGCTTGTATTGATTTAAATGCAGTGGAGTACAATCGTCCAATGGAAGAAACAGAAACATTTAGTAAATACGTTGGAGGATCTCCAGCTAATATTGCAATTGGTGCATCAAAATTAGGATTATCTTGTGGATTTATTGGGAAAATTCCTGATGATCAACACGGAAGATTTATCTCAAATTACATGTCAGAAGTTGGAATTGATACAAGTAATTTAGTGGTTGATACAGAAGGGCACAAAGCAGGTTTAGCTTTTACTGAAATTCTTAGTCCGTCAGAATGTAGTATTTTAATGTACCGTGATGATGTGGCTGATTTATATTTAGAGCCAAATGAAGTTAGCGAAGGGTACATCAAACAAGCGAAAATGTTAGTTGTATCAGGAACAGGTTTAGCACAAAGTCCTAGTCGTGAAGCCGTATTAAAGTCAGTTGCATTAGCACGAAAAAATAATGTCAAAGTGGTATTTGAATTAGACTATCGTCCTTATACATGGAAAAATGCTGAAGAAGTATCTGTTTACTACTCAATCGTAGCTGAACAATCAGATGTCGTGATTGGAACACGTGATGAATTTAATATGTTGGAGAATGTAGTAGAAGGAAATAACGACAAAACAGTCGCGTATTTATTCCAACATGAGCCTGAATTAATCGTGATTAAACATGGTGTGGAAGGATCGTACGCTTATACTAAAGAGGGCGACACATTCCGTGGTAAAGCGTATAAATCAAATGTATTAAAAACATTTGGCGCAGGGGACTCTTACGCTGCAGCCTTTTTATATGCTTTAACTAAAGGAAAAACAATTCAAGAAGCATTGCAATATGGCAGTGCCTCAGCAGCGATTGTAGTTAGCAAGCATAGCTCATCTGAAGCCATGCCAACAGTGGAACAAATTGAAGCGTTAATGGAAGAACAATCAAACTAA
- the iolD gene encoding 3D-(3,5/4)-trihydroxycyclohexane-1,2-dione acylhydrolase (decyclizing) gives MRETIRLTTAQALVKFLNQQYIYVDGVETPFVEGVFNIFGHGNVLGLGHALEENPGHLKIMQGKNEQGMAHTAIAYAKQMKRQKIYAVTASAGPGSANMITAAATAHANNIPVLFLPADTFATRQPDPVLQQLEHESSISLTTNDAFKAVSRYWDRVTRPEQLMSALIRAFEVMTNPATAGPATICLPQDTEGEAFDFDASFFKKRVHYLDRTSPVERALNDALDRIKESKRPVMIVGGGARYSGAGEVIQQIATQHNIPLVETHAGKSTVPNSFAYNLGGTGILGTSAANKAIDSADLVIGIGTRYTDFTTSSKTAFNYDKTRFININVSRVQAYKFDALQVVGDAKASLEWFSQHLDDYKASYGHELEEWQKEWQEERQRLHNIVFNRETFKAEIADHFSQKIMNEYADVLHTEFTQTNALITLNDTVADDSIVVASAGSLPGDVQRLWETDTVNTYHLEYGYSCMGYEVAGALGAKLANPNQEVYAVLGDGSFLMLHTELVTALQYKQKINICLFDNAGYGCINNLQMSNGGGSFNCELRDADNQIMAIDYAMVAKGYGAKVYRVTTREELVAALEDAKKQTVSTLIDIKVLPKTMTDGYGGWWNVGVSEVSDNPDVTQVWKQREQKLEKAWKY, from the coding sequence ATGAGAGAAACAATTCGATTAACAACAGCACAAGCATTAGTTAAGTTTTTAAATCAACAATATATCTATGTTGATGGTGTAGAAACACCTTTTGTTGAGGGAGTATTTAATATTTTTGGACATGGTAATGTATTAGGTCTAGGTCATGCTCTAGAAGAAAATCCAGGGCATTTAAAGATAATGCAAGGTAAAAACGAACAAGGGATGGCGCATACTGCGATTGCTTATGCCAAACAAATGAAACGACAAAAAATTTATGCTGTGACAGCTTCAGCTGGACCTGGTTCAGCAAACATGATTACAGCAGCCGCAACAGCGCATGCAAATAATATTCCTGTTTTATTTTTACCCGCAGATACTTTTGCGACACGTCAACCAGATCCAGTGTTGCAACAACTAGAGCATGAATCTAGTATTTCACTAACAACAAATGATGCGTTTAAAGCAGTATCACGATATTGGGACCGTGTGACACGTCCTGAACAGTTGATGTCTGCGTTAATTCGAGCGTTTGAAGTGATGACGAATCCTGCAACAGCAGGGCCAGCAACGATTTGTTTACCGCAAGATACTGAAGGGGAAGCATTTGATTTTGATGCCTCATTCTTTAAAAAACGTGTACACTATTTAGATCGTACTAGTCCAGTTGAAAGAGCCTTGAATGATGCACTAGATAGAATCAAAGAAAGCAAACGTCCAGTGATGATTGTGGGTGGCGGTGCGAGATATTCTGGTGCTGGTGAGGTAATCCAACAGATTGCAACGCAACATAATATCCCATTAGTTGAAACGCATGCCGGAAAATCAACTGTTCCAAATAGTTTTGCTTATAATCTAGGTGGTACAGGTATCTTAGGGACATCAGCTGCCAATAAAGCAATTGATTCTGCTGATTTAGTGATAGGAATTGGAACTCGTTATACCGATTTTACTACGTCATCAAAGACAGCATTTAATTATGATAAAACACGTTTTATTAATATCAATGTGAGTCGAGTACAAGCCTATAAATTTGATGCCTTACAAGTAGTGGGTGACGCGAAGGCTAGCTTAGAATGGTTTAGTCAACATTTGGATGATTATAAAGCCAGTTATGGTCATGAGTTAGAAGAATGGCAAAAAGAATGGCAAGAAGAACGCCAACGTTTACATAATATTGTCTTTAATAGAGAAACATTTAAAGCTGAAATTGCCGATCATTTTTCTCAAAAAATTATGAATGAGTACGCTGATGTATTACATACTGAATTTACTCAAACCAATGCGTTAATCACACTAAATGATACAGTAGCAGATGACAGTATTGTCGTTGCTTCAGCGGGTTCTTTACCAGGAGATGTGCAACGATTATGGGAAACAGATACCGTCAATACATATCATTTAGAGTATGGTTACTCATGTATGGGGTATGAAGTAGCAGGAGCGTTAGGAGCAAAATTAGCTAATCCAAATCAAGAAGTCTATGCCGTATTAGGCGATGGTAGTTTCTTGATGTTACATACAGAGTTAGTAACAGCCCTACAGTACAAACAAAAAATTAATATTTGTTTGTTTGATAACGCTGGATACGGTTGTATTAATAATTTACAAATGTCTAATGGTGGCGGAAGTTTCAACTGTGAATTACGCGATGCTGATAATCAAATTATGGCAATTGATTATGCGATGGTTGCTAAAGGATACGGAGCAAAAGTGTACCGTGTTACCACACGAGAGGAACTCGTTGCCGCATTAGAAGATGCAAAAAAACAAACAGTGTCAACATTGATTGACATTAAAGTATTACCAAAAACCATGACTGATGGATATGGTGGTTGGTGGAATGTTGGGGTATCAGAAGTATCAGATAATCCGGATGTCACACAAGTATGGAAACAACGAGAACAAAAGTTAGAAAAAGCGTGGAAGTATTAG
- the iolE gene encoding myo-inosose-2 dehydratase, producing the protein MTIKLGIAPIAWTNDDMPELGKENTFEQCVSEMALAGYTGTEIGNKYPKNPEELKSFLEPRGLSVASAWFSAFLTTKPFEETKEAFMLHRDFLHAMGAKVIVVSEQGHSVQGQMETPVFDKKPEFTEEEWEKLTSGLDKLGELANEKDMSIVYHHHMGTGVQTTDEINRLMAETDPKKVSLLYDTGHLVFSGEDPIEVYQTHKDRIKHIHFKDIRKEKMEEVKTSSSSFLKGVKEGVFTVPGDGMIDFAPIWKEIEKDGYEGWIVVEAEQDPAKANPFIYAKNAREYIKSVTKL; encoded by the coding sequence ATGACAATTAAGTTAGGGATTGCACCAATAGCTTGGACAAATGATGATATGCCAGAATTAGGTAAAGAAAATACGTTTGAACAATGTGTCAGTGAAATGGCATTAGCAGGGTACACAGGAACAGAAATTGGAAACAAATATCCAAAAAATCCAGAAGAATTGAAAAGCTTCTTAGAGCCACGAGGATTATCAGTAGCCAGTGCATGGTTTAGTGCCTTTTTAACAACGAAACCATTTGAAGAGACAAAAGAAGCCTTTATGTTACATCGTGACTTTTTACATGCAATGGGAGCAAAAGTCATCGTTGTGTCAGAACAAGGACATAGTGTACAAGGTCAAATGGAGACACCTGTTTTTGATAAAAAACCTGAATTTACAGAAGAAGAATGGGAAAAATTAACAAGTGGGTTAGATAAATTAGGCGAGTTGGCAAATGAAAAAGATATGTCTATTGTTTATCATCATCACATGGGGACTGGTGTTCAAACAACTGATGAAATCAATCGTTTGATGGCTGAGACAGATCCTAAAAAAGTGTCACTATTATATGATACTGGTCACTTAGTTTTCTCAGGTGAAGATCCGATTGAAGTGTATCAAACACACAAAGACCGTATTAAACATATTCACTTTAAAGATATCCGTAAAGAAAAAATGGAAGAAGTCAAAACCAGCTCATCTAGTTTCTTAAAAGGCGTGAAAGAAGGGGTATTTACCGTTCCTGGAGATGGCATGATTGATTTTGCACCAATTTGGAAAGAAATTGAAAAAGATGGTTATGAAGGATGGATTGTCGTAGAGGCAGAACAAGATCCAGCAAAAGCTAATCCATTTATTTATGCAAAAAATGCTCGTGAATACATCAAATCAGTTACGAAACTGTAA
- a CDS encoding solute:sodium symporter family transporter, with amino-acid sequence MNLFSILSFVVIISCVWLFAYKRSRGVSVDGAEGFFMGGRSLTALPIAGSIIMTNLSTEQIVGQNGQSYVAGMEVMAWEVTSAIAIVMLASVFLPKYLKYGINTVSDFIEIRYDTQIKRIISALFIITYITSFLPVVLYSGSLVFNKIFRIDELLGIRPITSIIVVSLAIGVIGILYLLIGGLRLSAYSDTVYGFGLLACGLLIPTIGITMLGNGSFIGGIDHIVDNTPWLLNSVGSIDSAIVPWPTLLTGMMFNNLYFWCTNQMIVQKALAGKNLAEAQKGVFIVGFFKVFGALFLVFPGIVARNIFGDTLMGMPDDAYPTLVTHVLPEMIYGVFAAVIFGAILSSFSGALNATSTLLSLDFYKPVFNKQATDHDITRFGKKITIAIGLLSIFISPLISFAPAGLYQFVQEFNGLYNMPLLVIILLAFYSKKATAFAAKVTIYLHIILYALSKVVLKDVHFLYVLSVLFFLDMLVMFVVSKLKPDGDFELKVFNTKVDITPWKHTKLVSVITILVVVFTYLMFSPLGIAR; translated from the coding sequence ATGAATCTATTTTCTATTTTAAGTTTTGTTGTCATTATTAGTTGTGTGTGGTTATTTGCATATAAACGCTCACGCGGTGTCAGTGTTGATGGGGCAGAAGGATTCTTTATGGGTGGTCGAAGTTTGACTGCCTTACCGATTGCTGGTTCGATTATTATGACGAACTTATCAACGGAACAAATTGTGGGTCAAAATGGTCAAAGTTATGTCGCGGGAATGGAAGTTATGGCATGGGAAGTCACATCAGCCATCGCAATCGTTATGTTAGCGTCCGTTTTCTTACCGAAGTATTTGAAATATGGGATTAATACCGTATCAGATTTTATTGAGATACGTTATGATACACAAATTAAGAGAATTATTTCGGCATTATTTATTATTACATATATCACATCTTTTTTACCCGTGGTATTATATTCAGGATCATTAGTATTTAATAAAATTTTTCGAATTGATGAGTTATTAGGTATTCGTCCTATTACGTCAATCATTGTCGTTTCACTAGCTATTGGTGTGATTGGTATTTTATACCTACTTATCGGTGGATTACGATTAAGTGCATACAGTGATACGGTTTATGGATTTGGATTATTGGCTTGTGGATTACTAATTCCAACAATCGGTATCACAATGCTTGGTAATGGTAGTTTCATTGGGGGGATTGATCATATTGTAGATAACACACCTTGGTTACTAAATTCAGTGGGATCAATTGATTCAGCCATTGTTCCTTGGCCAACGTTATTAACAGGTATGATGTTTAACAATTTATATTTCTGGTGTACCAATCAGATGATTGTCCAAAAAGCGTTAGCTGGAAAAAACTTAGCTGAAGCACAAAAAGGCGTATTCATTGTTGGGTTCTTTAAAGTATTTGGTGCATTATTCTTAGTATTCCCAGGAATTGTGGCAAGAAATATTTTTGGTGATACACTAATGGGGATGCCTGATGATGCGTATCCAACACTTGTGACACATGTTTTACCAGAGATGATTTATGGCGTGTTTGCAGCGGTTATTTTTGGGGCGATTTTATCTTCATTCTCAGGAGCGTTAAATGCGACATCAACATTATTATCGCTTGATTTTTATAAGCCTGTTTTCAATAAACAAGCAACGGATCATGATATTACGCGTTTTGGAAAAAAAATCACGATTGCTATTGGACTATTATCTATTTTTATTTCACCATTGATTTCATTTGCACCGGCTGGATTGTATCAATTTGTACAAGAGTTTAATGGATTGTATAATATGCCATTATTGGTAATTATTCTATTAGCATTTTATTCTAAAAAAGCAACAGCTTTTGCAGCAAAAGTAACGATTTACTTACATATTATATTGTATGCGTTATCAAAAGTTGTGTTAAAAGATGTGCATTTTCTATATGTGTTAAGTGTACTATTTTTCTTAGATATGCTTGTTATGTTTGTGGTTTCAAAACTGAAACCAGATGGTGATTTTGAATTGAAAGTCTTTAATACAAAAGTAGATATCACACCTTGGAAGCATACAAAATTAGTGAGTGTGATTACCATTTTAGTAGTTGTATTTACATATTTAATGTTTTCTCCATTGGGGATTGCTAGATAA
- the iolG gene encoding inositol 2-dehydrogenase gives MTKELVIGVIGGGRIGKLHTKNLVQMPGVKVKAVADIFADNMPTFEAEHGVPLVSDFDIIFNDDEIDAVFICTPTDTHVALIKKAAAAKKHIFCEKPISFSDEETVETYHIVKEAGVKFQLGVNRRFDRNFAQVKKHVQDGSIGDIQLLRIDSRDPEAPPLSYVKSSGGLFFDMMIHDFDMARFITGSEVKEVYATGDALVNPELEGIDVDTAIVTLTFENGCLGVISNSRQAVYGYDQRLEAFGSKGASQAENELVNQVVLSDESGVHSQKPLHFFLERYNDAYIKEVEEFLTAIKEDTDTVVTYEDGIMAQRLAFAANESLKTGQPVKVKKL, from the coding sequence ATGACAAAAGAATTAGTTATAGGTGTAATCGGTGGCGGACGTATTGGAAAACTTCATACAAAAAACTTGGTACAAATGCCAGGTGTGAAAGTAAAAGCAGTCGCGGATATCTTTGCAGATAACATGCCGACCTTTGAAGCAGAACATGGTGTTCCTTTAGTATCAGATTTTGATATCATTTTTAATGATGATGAAATAGATGCAGTATTTATTTGTACACCAACAGATACACACGTTGCGTTAATTAAAAAAGCTGCGGCAGCGAAAAAACATATTTTCTGTGAAAAACCAATTAGTTTTTCTGATGAAGAAACAGTTGAAACTTATCATATCGTGAAAGAAGCTGGAGTAAAATTCCAATTAGGTGTTAACCGTCGTTTCGATCGTAATTTTGCACAAGTTAAAAAACACGTTCAAGATGGATCTATTGGAGATATTCAGTTATTACGTATTGACTCACGTGATCCAGAAGCACCACCTTTGTCTTATGTTAAGTCGTCAGGCGGTCTATTTTTTGATATGATGATACATGACTTTGATATGGCCCGTTTTATCACAGGTAGTGAAGTAAAAGAAGTTTATGCTACAGGGGATGCATTAGTTAATCCAGAATTAGAAGGTATTGATGTTGATACAGCAATTGTGACATTAACCTTTGAAAATGGATGTCTAGGTGTGATTAGTAATAGTCGTCAAGCAGTATATGGCTATGACCAACGTTTAGAAGCATTTGGTTCAAAAGGTGCGTCTCAAGCAGAAAATGAATTAGTAAATCAAGTTGTGTTATCAGATGAGTCAGGTGTTCATAGCCAAAAACCACTTCACTTTTTCTTAGAGCGTTATAATGATGCGTATATTAAAGAAGTTGAAGAATTCTTGACAGCGATTAAAGAAGACACAGATACTGTTGTGACGTACGAAGATGGTATCATGGCACAACGTTTAGCTTTTGCTGCAAACGAATCTCTGAAAACTGGTCAGCCTGTTAAAGTTAAAAAATTATAA